The nucleotide sequence AGTGATTCCGTTAAATTTCTGTCAAAAtgatgaaaactgaaaacaatcAATTATGTGGATATTAAACTTGTAGGGCAAGTCCGAAACATAAGAAATGCTGTAAAAAAAAAGACTTGGATAGCAAACATATACAGACCTGTCTCTGCAGAAATTCCCTCTTCAATAGCCTTCCTCTTATTCTCCTTATCATTGGTTATAAGTAAAACCTTAGCTGAGCCAGCAAGATGACTTTGATACCACTGAGCGGCCACCCGAATTGCTGAACAACAATTTCTTAAGTGAGAAAAGAGTAGGAGATTAACAGATACATACCACACAACAAACCAAAATCCATCACCATCAGGTGGACACTAGTATTGGACAGTGTTGGCAAGTAACATAGACACAAAAAAAGAACAAGTACAAAACACCAAGCATATCATGAAGAATTACATTGCATAATCAAAACAAGCGCAAACCTCTATCATTTCGATCATTTTTACTTTCTCCGCTCATGTCCGTAACATATGTATCCCTGAATATAGCAGCAAtcaataaaaatcaaaatacgCACCTAAAATCGACAATATCAAAAGCAACCTATCTATAATGAGCACATTCCCacattttaacataaataagTAGAATTTTCATAACCTACTTGTGATGTTCATTCGAAAAGACGAAAAATTTCCTCAGAGAATTGCTGCAAAGAGCTCTAACTCTATTGTAAACAGACAAGTTCCTGTTTTTAACCTCTTCCAGCACAATCGAAAGCACAACCACATCGTCAATCGCCGGATTCTCAATCAAATCAATCTGTAAACACCACCAACACAGCTCAAATCATTCGTTCATTCATTCGcaattcgaaaaaaaattaaaaaattaaaaacaaagggaaCTTGACACGAACTGTAACCTGATGAAGGACGACATTGGTATCAAAGATGAGAATGGTGGAAGCGGTAGGGCTCAATCGAGCTCCGGACGTTTCGCAAACTTTGCATACCGTAGCTCCGCAGTATATATCATGCCGGAGATAGTGTTCTCTGACGACCTGAAAATCGAAGCACAACGAAATCGAAAACCCTATTTAGCTTAAACCCTCAATTGGAAAAACAGCAGCGCAAAGAGGAAAAGTTTGGGTCTTTTGGGACCTTGGTGATTTTGCCGCCTCTGGTTCTCTTGACAAATGACTTGTTCTGCAACATGTCTCGGCCTCCCTGAGACGTGCGACGGTGTCGTTTTTATTAGGAGGAAGGAGGCGGTGGAGTGAACTGGAAGGCGGACACAGACTGTAAAGTTTGGTTTGGGAGCGCGGGGACTGCAGCGTGAGGAGATAGACGAGCGGTGGCTTCAAGCGGTTTATTTCACAGTCTCCGGTTCGACCGTTACTGTGTAGGGCCACGGACAAGTTCACTCTCTACATTTTTTTCAAGCAAACTGATgtatgttttaaaaattcaacaagttagccaaaatgattgaaaacttaTTTACTTCTTAATTGTTGAACGAATGCAATTGACCACGTAGCGATCATGTATTGATTAGATGATGACAGATTTATCATTTGAAGTTTgcgatttttttattttttttcaagtacAAGCAATATTCTAGGAGGAGGACggttgaaaatttaatttagaaAAGTAGTGGGATGAAGATAAAATCTTAATATTTGATTACTTCAGCTATTTCCCAagtcttttgattttttatataCTCATCTTTTGTTAATGTCCTTCTTTTTTTATGTATATCTCGCTCGCACCTCAAAAATTTTCCATCGAATGACCTTGAAAATGCTCATCACCACAATACAGTCTTGGACTCTCTAAGACATTTAATTAAGTCATTAGATTACGCCACACACTGAACTATTTATAAAATTGTTCTCTCAATTTAGCTTTTAAGTAGTTTTTGAAAGAAATTTAGAactaatatgattttttttttcttctaatttactaaaatgatAAATCTTCAAATGAAATAGGCTagtaattgtattaaatacatataagtaTTATAGTCAAATTTCATATCTTCATTTCTTATAACAATATTATGTTTCTTGTAACCAagttataatatataaataaataaaaacttgcaATTACTCATATCATAATCAATAGCAAGTTCGTAATATTGACATTTtcacattttaatatttaatttgcatgcatatataAACACTATTAAGAAATACGAATGTTAAACAAATGAGAATGTATATTGTCTTAAATCGTCTAAATAATTTAGtagaaagtaaaaaagaaaattaccgaCTCCCAAACAATTTTtaaccttgaaaaaaaaaacaattttaacgCCTCAACTGTTATTAAACCCCTTGTTTGTCCCAATCAAAGTCAAAGAATTTCAAttgattttcttatttaatttttccaaaaccaaaattaaatacGAAAATGCGGAGAAAATCAGTCACGAGAAATACATCCCGACAGGCAACGCAGCCGTACGGAGTCGGAGATCCTAAGAGTGGATGGTCCGCCGACGTTTCGAATCTCCGACGCTGTCTTCTccccaaaatccaaaaacccCTCAGCTAAATCATCGATACGCGTCATGTTCTTCTCCATCCAATCTCCGCCGATGGATCGCCGCAATTCAATTCCGATATTTATCCTACTCGTAGCACTGATCGCCGGTTTTCTCACCCGAAACGCCGACTTTTCGGATCTTACCGACTTCCAGATTGTCGGTCCGCCTCGGAGCTATGACGGCGCCGTTTTGAACTCGGTCAGCAGCAGCCAGTTGGAGCTTCCGGTCTTTTACCAGACTAGAGACGGCGACGTTTTGAACTGGGAGAACGGGGAGAGCAGGGCATTGCAGCCGTTGGGGTCGCAGCAGAAGGAGCTCGAAGTCGTCTCTCGCTCTCCAAGCCGAAGACTTCACTCCCATACGTCAGTTGACTCAGTTCCTTCCTTTCAATTGTTTAAtttcctttggttttttttttttaattatttcatatTAATTTCGAATTCGATTAATCGATTATTGTGTTTGGTCGATATTAATTCTGAATTCGATTTGAAGTCCGAATTTTTCTGGGTCaatgttgattttgaatttcgATTTGAAAGTTTGAATTTCTCTGGGTTAATGTGGATAGGGAGGATGAACCTAGAACTGCATTAGTTGCTCTACTGGATGGAACAATACAATTAGTGGATAGAAATTCGATGGGAATTAGATGGGCGTTTGATTCGGGGCCGCCAATTTACAGTTCCTATCAGGCTCAAAGCGGCAGTGGGTACTTCATATATTGTGGTGATGACTGGGACTTGTACGAGCACAGCGATCATTTTGGTCGACGGGTATGTCATCGAAATGCCACtatgttttgtttattattgCATACTTCGTTTATGATTATATCGGTGTTACTCTGAATTAATTGATATTATCATTTGGATGCGGTGATTGTATAGTTGTGAGATTTGTCTTTAGGAGTGTTGCGTCTCAGTTTGTTTTAAGAATGAACTGGCAAAGTCGGTGACTTTGGTAATGCAATTTAAGATTCACGAGGCCTACAGTGAAGTCCAAGGAATCTTTGATAAATGTTACCTAATTGCAGTTTTGTGGGTGTAATTAGTCCCTTTTTTTGGTGTTTATGTTATGTCACCGTTAGCTTCGTTTTATTGATAATACAAATGGGGTGCCTAACTATCTTCCCATATCTAAATAGACAATTGCATCTTGGTTTTCTGTTGTTTTACGTATAAGTGTTTTTGGAGAGACAAAATTACCACTGCCTTTGATTCCTCATTTTTCTTGCATTCAGGGCTCATAGCTGTAAGATGTTCCCTACCAAGTTAAAGTTTCTGGATTATGAATTTATGACACAGACTAAATATGATCATTCCCAAAAAAGCCCCTTTTGCTACTTAGAAGATGATGATGTGGATACTGCGTAGAAGTTTATTTATATCTGAGTATTTGTTGCTTGTAGAAACTGTGACCTTTTTTTGGGAAAGGGGGATGGGTTGTCACTGCTTTTTATACACTGATCATTGACTTGCATGTACTTGCAGAAAATTCCATCGACTATTGCTGAGTATGTGGATAAAAAAACGCCTAAAGTGGAGGAGGATGGATCAGTTACACTTGGACATAAGAAGGTCACCTTCTTTGAGGTTGGTCTTTATACCGGAAAGGTATACCGCTCATACACTCTATCCgaagataatgttagagatcGAAAGAAGTTTGTCAAGCCCAGTTTGATAAACGGAAATGCTGGTGAGCCGCGAATAGTATTCTTCAGAATAGATTATTACTTGGTGTCTTACCATCCGTATTCAGAGGAAGTATCTTGGAATATGACAATTGCTGAAATTAGGGCTGCTATCCCTTGCAAAGATATTGAGAATCTGATTCGTGGTTCTAAAACTGGCAGTCAGATTGCATTACCATTTGACTGTCAGTCAAAAGCACTTGTTAAGCGCGAGCGAGATCATGGATCATTAGAGCATCAACAGGCAGACACTGTGGTCAAAAAGTCTGCTTCAGATCTGGTTGTTCCTTTGAACAAAAAAGATCTGGTTGTTCCTTCAGAGCCTGAGGTTCACAATATGTTTCTTCATTGGTCAAAAGCATTTGCTCTTGCGTTTTTGTTTGTAATCCTCATGGGCTTTGTTGTTTACCACTTTGTTTTTCTGGTTAATGGTCAAAAGCCTGATCCGAAAGCTTCACCTTCCAAGAGGAAGAGGAATCGGAAATtgggaaaaaatggaattgttgaaagaaaagaggaaagtgTATTATCTCAAGATGAGGAAGCTTTAACAAACACCGAAGGTGATAACAAGATATTGCCATTTCTTAACAAACTCTTTGATGGTGGTACTAATGGTCGCAGGATTGGTAAACTAGTGATTTCAAGTACAGAAATTTCTAAGGGAAGTAATGGTACCATTGTCCTAGAGGGAGTTTATGAAGGTCGACCTGTTGCTGTAAAACGCCTTGTATTAGCCCATCATGACATGGCTTTTAAAGAGATTCAGAATCTTATTGCATCTGACCGACACCCAAACATAGTAAGAtggtatggagtggactatgataaAGATTTCGTCTATATCTCTCTGGAGCGATGTATATGCAACTTGGATGATTTGATACAAATTTGCCCAAATTCCTCTCAAAATCCAGTAGCTGGAGAAGAAGATGCAAAACGAGTTCTGATTGAAAACGAAGTTCGCTTGAAGTCATTGAAGAATATTATGTCAGATGTTAATTTGTGGAAAGTAGATGGCTTTCCGTCATTTCTACTATTGAAATTAACGAGGTTGGTTAAAAATTCCATTATTGGGTACAATCTTTACCAAGGGATAATAACCAATCTCTTGGTACTAGGTGGTTACTGTTACGTCAATTGATGTGTTATTAGATTGGTTTAGCATCTTATTGACCTTTTACGTTTGTCTGTGACACAGGGATGTGGTTTCTGGTCTTGTGCATTTGCATGAAATGGGGATCATTCATCGTGACTTAAAGCCTCAAAATGTTTTGTTGATTAAGGAAAGAACCTTATGTGCAAAGCTTTCCGACATGGGTATTAGCAAGCGCCTTATCGGGGACATGTCTTCTTTGGGTCATCTTGCCACTGGAAAGTACTCTTTCCCTGTCTACTTCAAACTTTAAACACCCTACCTATGATATTCTCATCAATTCTAGTACAAGTTCATCTTCAAAATCTGAATTACAAATCTTAAATGTTAATTACTTGATTGCAGGTTGTGGCAGTTCGGGTTGGCAAGCGCCTGAACAGCTTCTCCACGGGCGGCAAACACGTGCGGTGGATATGTTTAGTTTAGGTTGTCTCCTATTTTATTGCATCACAGGTGGTAGACATCCATTCGGTGATCAGCTTGAACGTGATATAAATATTGTAAAGAACCAAATGGATCTCTTCTTGGTAGAGCATATTCCTGAAGCTGTAGATCTTATATCTCGTTTATTAAACCCCGACCCAGAGAGAAGGTAAGACTATTAGTTTCTCGTAACGAATTTCTAGGAAGAAGTATATAGCACCACTGGAAGGATTTTTTTTAGCCATATTTAATCAAGGACATGTTGAAATGTTTGTTTACTAAAACATTCTTGGTTTGTTTCCAGGCCAAAGGCATCGGAAGTGCTGCTCCATCCTCTTTTTTGGAACTCCGAGACAAGACTCTCGTTTCTTCGCGACTCCAGTGACAGGGTAGAATTGGAAGATAGAGAGGCTAACTCTGGTGTTTTGAGAGCGCTAGAAAGTATTGCACCCATAGCTTTGGGTGGGAAGTGGGATGAAAAGATGGAGCCTGCATTTCTCACTAACATCGGCCATTACAGGCGTTACAAATTTGACAGCGTTCGAGACCTATTGCGAGTCATTCGAAACAAATCGAATCACTACAGAGAGCTTCCAAACCAAATTcaggtttttcctttttatccttttccttttcctttcctGCTTAAGCTTTCTACGTGCACGAACCGGTGATGTTTACTCTCTTCTTTTCCGGCCACTGTATCAGGAACTCGTCGGACCAGTTCCAGAAGGATTCGATTTCTACTTTGCGAGTCGGTTCCCGAGACTTCTGATTGAAGTATACAAAGTTGTGTGCCAAAACTGTAGAGAAGAAGAATGCTTTGGCAAGTATTTCAAAAGCAATGCAGATTGACGCTTTTGATAATGTATTAGTGTTCCATATTTACTATTTGTCTACGTGTAAATGCAGctgtaaataataataatattacataTATAATTATGTATATCATTCTCCTTAAATAATTTAAGGATAGCTTCCGACTGAATGAATAAAGTTTAGAAACACGTCTCATCCCAGCTGCTGTTTCCCCTTCCCCCAAACTCTCAGAAAATTTTCGGTGTACCTTCACACGGCCACGTGGTTTATATGTTAATAATTTTTACATGCTTTATCGCATATTACTCATGTCGTTGatttatattataaa is from Pyrus communis chromosome 10, drPyrComm1.1, whole genome shotgun sequence and encodes:
- the LOC137747134 gene encoding serine/threonine-protein kinase/endoribonuclease IRE1a — its product is MFFSIQSPPMDRRNSIPIFILLVALIAGFLTRNADFSDLTDFQIVGPPRSYDGAVLNSVSSSQLELPVFYQTRDGDVLNWENGESRALQPLGSQQKELEVVSRSPSRRLHSHTEDEPRTALVALLDGTIQLVDRNSMGIRWAFDSGPPIYSSYQAQSGSGYFIYCGDDWDLYEHSDHFGRRKIPSTIAEYVDKKTPKVEEDGSVTLGHKKVTFFEVGLYTGKVYRSYTLSEDNVRDRKKFVKPSLINGNAGEPRIVFFRIDYYLVSYHPYSEEVSWNMTIAEIRAAIPCKDIENLIRGSKTGSQIALPFDCQSKALVKRERDHGSLEHQQADTVVKKSASDLVVPLNKKDLVVPSEPEVHNMFLHWSKAFALAFLFVILMGFVVYHFVFLVNGQKPDPKASPSKRKRNRKLGKNGIVERKEESVLSQDEEALTNTEGDNKILPFLNKLFDGGTNGRRIGKLVISSTEISKGSNGTIVLEGVYEGRPVAVKRLVLAHHDMAFKEIQNLIASDRHPNIVRWYGVDYDKDFVYISLERCICNLDDLIQICPNSSQNPVAGEEDAKRVLIENEVRLKSLKNIMSDVNLWKVDGFPSFLLLKLTRDVVSGLVHLHEMGIIHRDLKPQNVLLIKERTLCAKLSDMGISKRLIGDMSSLGHLATGCGSSGWQAPEQLLHGRQTRAVDMFSLGCLLFYCITGGRHPFGDQLERDINIVKNQMDLFLVEHIPEAVDLISRLLNPDPERRPKASEVLLHPLFWNSETRLSFLRDSSDRVELEDREANSGVLRALESIAPIALGGKWDEKMEPAFLTNIGHYRRYKFDSVRDLLRVIRNKSNHYRELPNQIQELVGPVPEGFDFYFASRFPRLLIEVYKVVCQNCREEECFGKYFKSNAD